The window TGTTCATCGCTCACCTCGTACTATTTTTATGCAGTGCTTTTTCATGTGTTCATCAATGATGTCCATGAGTTTAGAGATGGTTTTGCTATTGAGGGCGTAAATTCTTTGCTTTCCTTGTTGTTGTACTGTTACGAATCCGCAGTGCTTGAGTCTTTTGAGGTTGTGTGAGACTGCGCTTTGTTCAATACCTGTTTTTTGGGATAGTTCTTGCACACTAAGAGGT is drawn from Candidatus Woesearchaeota archaeon and contains these coding sequences:
- a CDS encoding ArsR family transcriptional regulator, whose translation is MRHLSEEKLRAYQQFFGTLTTQNRLRIINELRHGPLSVQELSQKTGIEQSAVSHNLKRLKHCGFVTVQQQGKQRIYALNSKTISKLMDIIDEHMKKHCIKIVRGER